From a region of the Lactuca sativa cultivar Salinas chromosome 4, Lsat_Salinas_v11, whole genome shotgun sequence genome:
- the LOC111884853 gene encoding cyclin-D3-1 encodes MMSLLDSLYCEEKHQWEDDEEEPVLGSYSCVDNHPQHTLLGHDLYWEDQELSSLISKESDECFDNNRHTTPSANHRREAVEWMLGVVSHYSFTALTAVLAVNYLDRFFDRFGGLESEKKQQQQPWMTQLAAVSCLSLAAKVEETHVPLLLDLQMEGSKYVFEAKTIQKMEILILSTLEWKMNPVTPLSFLDYITRRLGLKSYLSSEFLKRCECLLLCFLPDGRFRSYLPSVIATATMVHVIHSVEPCIGNEYESQLLGILGINKEDVEECWKKIQEITCSRNGGRHFNKRKFGAVPGSPDAVMDLSFSSDESWSVENPSVPSSPEGGAKKSRKGEA; translated from the exons ATGATGTCTCTTTTAGACTCACTTTACTGTGAAGAGAAGCACCAATGGGAGGACGACGAAGAAGAACCAGTACTGGGTAGTTACAGCTGTGTCGATAATCACCCTCAACACACACTCCTCGGACACGACCTATATTGGGAAGACCAAGAGTTATCCTCTCTCATTTCCAAAGAATCCGACGAATGCTTCGACAATAATCGCCACACCACTCCTTCCGCCAACCACCGCCGTGAGGCGGTGGAGTGGATGTTGGGAGTGGTCTCGCATTACTCATTCACGGCCCTCACTGCGGTGCTCGCCGTCAACTATCTTGATAGATTTTTTGACAGATTTGGAGGGTTGGAATCGGAGAagaagcagcagcagcagccATGGATGACCCAACTTGCTGCTGTTTCTTGTCTTTCTCTTGCTGCTAAAGTTGAAGAAACACATGTCCCACTTCTTCTAGATCTCCAA ATGGAGGGGAGCAAATACGTTTTCGAAGCGAAAACAATTCAAAAGATGGAGATTTTGATACTTTCAACTCTTGAATGGAAGATGAACCCCGTGACTCCACTCTCATTCCTCGATTATATCACAAGAAGACTCGGATTAAAGAGCTATCTCTCTTCCGAATTCCTCAAGAGATGCGAGTGTCTCCTACTATGCTTCCTTCCTG ATGGTAGGTTTAGGTCTTATCTTCCATCAGTGATAGCAACAGCAACTATGGTGCATGTAATTCACAGTGTAGAGCCATGTATTGGAAATGAATACGAATCTCAACTTCTGGGTATTCTTGGCATCAATAAG GAAGATGTGGAGGAGTGTTGGAAAAAAATCCAGGAGATAACATGTAGTAGAAATGGAGGTCGACATTTCAATAAACGGAAGTTCGGGGCAGTACCCGGGAGCCCAGATGCGGTAATGGATCTGTCTTTCAGCTCCGATGAGTCATGGTCGGTGGAGAACCCATCGGTTCCATCGTCGCCGGAGGGAGGAGCCAAAAAAAGTCGCAAGGGTGAAGCATGA